A part of Lacinutrix sp. 5H-3-7-4 genomic DNA contains:
- a CDS encoding 2OG-Fe(II) oxygenase: MKTITNTNALEQARALTQPTREASLKREPSVSHFWNSNRKLLEEAWATWEMENKDNLLIPDETLLDPKLRKAINDAWENPEKENAVADLWEEIIPGVYVAQFFDLERLAEFRKYLEDAVNSEIPKRAPYGIQLNRYGMMLDERSEGHLAAPSFQAFYNDMMDRYMRPIARLLLGTYGYDNQTFGFSIQYNPDKDKDLHAHTDASAATLNININLPNEVFTGSEVDFYDKASGKTVQTIFEPGKAILHRGNVPHATHPITSGQRSNLVVWLYGDQMQIPRGSTSSYGNISSNTIKDVALESVTARQRWSLPDGPKDTAAPF; this comes from the coding sequence ATGAAAACAATAACAAATACAAATGCACTAGAACAAGCACGTGCACTTACACAACCAACTCGCGAAGCTTCATTAAAACGTGAACCTTCTGTATCTCATTTTTGGAATAGCAACAGAAAATTACTGGAAGAAGCATGGGCAACATGGGAAATGGAAAACAAAGACAATTTACTAATTCCTGATGAAACACTACTTGATCCAAAATTGCGAAAAGCAATAAATGACGCTTGGGAAAACCCAGAAAAAGAAAATGCTGTTGCCGATTTATGGGAAGAAATTATTCCAGGCGTTTATGTAGCACAATTTTTTGATCTTGAACGTTTAGCGGAATTCCGTAAGTATTTAGAAGATGCAGTAAATTCTGAAATCCCAAAACGTGCACCTTATGGTATTCAATTAAATCGTTATGGAATGATGTTAGATGAGCGTTCTGAAGGTCATTTAGCTGCACCAAGTTTCCAAGCCTTTTATAACGACATGATGGATCGTTATATGCGTCCAATTGCCCGTTTATTGCTTGGTACTTATGGTTACGATAACCAAACGTTTGGTTTTTCAATTCAATATAATCCAGATAAGGATAAAGATTTACATGCACACACAGATGCTTCAGCAGCGACTTTAAATATTAATATTAACTTACCTAATGAAGTATTTACAGGATCTGAAGTTGATTTCTATGATAAAGCTTCCGGAAAAACAGTGCAAACCATTTTTGAACCAGGAAAAGCAATCCTTCACAGAGGTAATGTGCCACATGCTACACATCCAATTACTAGTGGACAACGTAGTAACTTGGTAGTTTGGTTATACGGAGATCAAATGCAAATTCCTCGTGGTAGTACTAGTAGCTACGGAAATATCAGTAGTAACACAATCAAAGATGTTGCATTAGAAAGCGTTACAGCGCGCCAACGTTGGAGCTTACCAGATGGACCAAAAGATACAGCTGCACCGTTTTAA
- a CDS encoding ferric reductase: MNIIKKNYGWILVTILASLPLLVVFKMINIEFSNGLSFSFAENAVGEGRATVEMLYHVTGEFAIRWMTAVLTCTPFFIIFGVANLFVRQAMGIATAVWSLLHFIFFMAAEGFMETFTQVNYVLGFIAILILIPLLLTSNRKAMKFLKSNWKKLQQYAYAAILLSLIHVAILDKTWIIYAVVVGLGFIIRIPIVKNKILESRKNRTH; this comes from the coding sequence ATGAATATTATCAAAAAAAATTACGGTTGGATACTTGTCACCATTTTAGCTAGTTTACCATTATTGGTGGTTTTTAAAATGATAAACATTGAGTTTTCTAATGGTTTATCGTTTTCATTCGCAGAAAATGCAGTTGGAGAAGGACGTGCAACTGTAGAAATGTTATATCATGTTACAGGTGAGTTTGCTATACGTTGGATGACTGCAGTATTAACGTGTACACCTTTTTTTATAATATTTGGTGTAGCAAATCTTTTTGTAAGACAAGCTATGGGAATTGCCACAGCAGTATGGAGTTTATTACATTTTATATTTTTTATGGCTGCTGAAGGTTTTATGGAAACTTTCACACAGGTTAACTATGTGCTAGGATTTATAGCAATACTAATTTTAATTCCGTTGCTTTTAACATCTAATAGAAAAGCTATGAAGTTTCTAAAAAGTAATTGGAAAAAACTTCAACAATATGCATATGCTGCTATTTTACTGTCTTTAATACATGTTGCAATACTAGATAAAACATGGATTATTTATGCAGTTGTAGTTGGTTTGGGTTTTATAATTAGAATTCCTATAGTTAAGAATAAAATTTTAGAGAGTAGAAAAAACAGAACACATTAA
- a CDS encoding MarC family protein, which yields MDNLITFSIAVFTAFFAITNPISNMTVFLSLTQGADKKTKHDINRRSNIIAFVIVAVFVLLGKYIFELFNISIPAFKITGGILIFFIGFDMLQSKRSNVKSLKHVHVDENIAVSPLAIPILAGPGTIVTAMNFVANVETVHIIIVILIFGLMSLLTYFTFRLSDLIVRIVGKNVISVIGKIMGLIIAIIGTGMIINGIKLSFDFIT from the coding sequence ATGGATAACCTAATAACTTTCTCAATAGCAGTTTTTACTGCCTTTTTTGCGATAACAAATCCGATTTCTAATATGACGGTTTTTTTATCTTTAACGCAAGGTGCAGACAAAAAAACAAAGCATGACATTAACAGGCGATCAAATATTATAGCATTTGTTATTGTTGCAGTTTTTGTATTATTAGGAAAATATATTTTCGAGTTATTTAATATTAGTATTCCGGCATTTAAAATTACAGGAGGAATACTAATATTTTTTATTGGCTTTGATATGTTACAATCAAAACGTTCTAACGTAAAAAGCCTTAAACATGTTCATGTTGATGAGAATATTGCGGTTTCACCTTTAGCAATTCCTATTTTGGCAGGTCCAGGAACCATTGTTACTGCAATGAATTTTGTTGCCAATGTAGAAACTGTCCATATAATAATTGTAATTCTTATTTTTGGTTTAATGAGTTTACTAACGTATTTCACTTTTAGATTAAGTGATTTAATTGTTAGAATTGTAGGGAAAAATGTGATTTCTGTTATAGGAAAGATCATGGGTTTAATTATTGCTATTATTGGTACAGGAATGATTATAAACGGAATAAAACTTTCTTTTGATTTTATAACATAA
- a CDS encoding NAD(P)H-dependent oxidoreductase: MKKILILFAHPKLEKSRANLSLINHINDKENVTVHDLYEEYPDFHIDVPREQKLLESHDIIIWHHPFYWYSCPPLMKQWIDMVLEFNWAYGPEGNALQNKTCLNAITTGGSKEVYCSAGYNSFTVKQFLRPFEQTANLCGMIYYPPFAVMGTHNLSDEKLNDYKINYGKLIDLLQNNLAINDFEKKSFINDIPQLKNS, translated from the coding sequence ATGAAAAAAATCCTAATTCTATTTGCGCATCCAAAACTTGAAAAATCCAGAGCTAATTTATCTTTAATTAATCATATTAATGATAAAGAAAATGTGACTGTTCATGATTTATACGAAGAGTATCCAGATTTTCATATCGACGTTCCTAGAGAGCAAAAATTATTAGAATCACATGATATAATTATATGGCATCATCCTTTTTATTGGTATAGTTGTCCGCCATTAATGAAACAATGGATTGATATGGTTTTAGAGTTTAATTGGGCTTATGGTCCAGAAGGTAATGCACTTCAAAATAAAACATGTTTAAATGCCATAACAACTGGAGGTTCTAAAGAAGTTTACTGTTCAGCCGGATATAATAGCTTTACTGTAAAACAATTTTTAAGACCTTTTGAGCAAACTGCTAATTTATGTGGAATGATTTATTATCCACCATTTGCAGTTATGGGAACACATAATCTTTCCGATGAAAAATTAAACGATTATAAAATTAATTATGGAAAATTAATCGATTTGCTTCAAAACAATTTAGCAATAAACGATTTTGAGAAAAAATCTTTTATTAACGATATACCACAACTTAAAAACTCTTAA
- a CDS encoding monovalent cation:proton antiporter-2 (CPA2) family protein produces MTGSLLFEAIMFLLGAIICVSIAKRLGLSSVIGYLLAGVLIGPYVLGFIGEEGEDILHFAEFGVVMMLFLIGLEIEPKNFWNMRKTILGMGGIQVGGTMLLSYLLFTFLGYDWEVALVISMAVALSSTAIAMQTIKEKGLMETTFGTSAFSILLFQDIIVIFMIGIMPLLSNSNTETETNGHAESVSLIESLPLGLQTIAIILSVVVIIALGRYVIVPMLRKVAKTDVRELLIAAAFLIVFGISFIMELVGISPALGAFLGGVVLSNSEFKHELESTLEPFKNLLLGLFFMAVGASINFIVIAKSPLTIGGVLIAIIILKAVVLFVTGRVFNLKLDQKLLLTFSLSQVGEFAFVLLSFAFGLNILEQEEMDMLLVITALSMALTPIISIVNERFILPKVGTKESIKRPMDHIAKSQKIILVGFGNFGSTVGRFLRSHGVEATILDQDSNRVDFLRKMGFEVYYGDATRLDLLESAGIAEAKIVIIATNRLSVTKAITKIVNEKYPHIELMIRTKNREDAYELLNLGHENFYRESLDTSLALASDVLHKLGFRKYTLKRQVKNFIKYDETSLRRLAKAPKRDEEYIFKARKELKEQEELLDADFKRGIVDFDNHWDSDHIRKALEKSNTKM; encoded by the coding sequence ATGACAGGAAGTTTACTTTTTGAAGCTATCATGTTTTTGCTTGGAGCCATTATTTGTGTCTCTATAGCAAAGCGATTAGGTTTAAGTTCGGTTATTGGTTACTTATTAGCAGGTGTATTAATTGGGCCTTATGTTTTAGGTTTTATTGGAGAAGAAGGCGAAGATATATTGCATTTTGCAGAATTTGGAGTCGTCATGATGCTGTTTCTTATTGGATTAGAAATTGAACCTAAAAATTTCTGGAACATGCGGAAAACCATACTTGGTATGGGAGGCATTCAAGTAGGAGGAACCATGTTGTTATCCTATTTGTTATTTACTTTTTTAGGTTACGATTGGGAAGTCGCTTTAGTGATTTCTATGGCTGTAGCATTATCATCTACAGCAATTGCTATGCAAACCATAAAAGAAAAAGGTTTGATGGAAACTACTTTTGGAACTTCGGCATTTTCCATTTTATTGTTTCAGGATATTATAGTGATTTTTATGATTGGTATAATGCCATTATTATCTAATTCTAATACAGAAACAGAAACCAATGGACATGCTGAGTCTGTTAGTCTAATTGAAAGTTTACCTTTAGGACTTCAAACAATAGCTATTATACTATCGGTTGTAGTAATTATTGCTTTAGGGCGTTATGTCATTGTACCAATGCTAAGAAAAGTTGCAAAAACAGATGTAAGAGAATTACTTATTGCTGCAGCGTTTTTAATTGTTTTTGGTATTTCATTTATTATGGAATTGGTAGGTATAAGTCCAGCTTTAGGTGCTTTTTTAGGTGGTGTAGTATTATCTAACAGTGAGTTTAAACACGAATTAGAAAGCACTCTAGAACCTTTTAAAAACTTACTATTAGGTTTGTTTTTTATGGCAGTTGGCGCTTCAATAAACTTTATAGTTATTGCCAAAAGTCCGCTTACTATTGGTGGTGTTTTAATTGCTATAATTATATTAAAAGCGGTAGTTTTATTTGTTACCGGTCGTGTATTTAATTTAAAATTAGACCAAAAACTGCTATTAACTTTTAGCTTATCACAAGTTGGAGAATTTGCTTTTGTATTGTTGTCTTTTGCTTTCGGTTTAAATATTTTAGAACAAGAGGAAATGGATATGCTGTTGGTAATTACAGCTTTAAGTATGGCTTTAACACCAATAATTAGTATTGTAAACGAGCGTTTTATTCTGCCTAAAGTTGGAACTAAAGAGTCTATTAAACGTCCAATGGATCATATTGCAAAATCGCAAAAAATAATTTTGGTTGGTTTTGGTAATTTTGGAAGTACGGTAGGTCGTTTTTTAAGATCGCATGGCGTAGAAGCTACTATTTTAGATCAAGATTCAAACCGAGTAGATTTTCTTCGGAAAATGGGATTTGAAGTGTATTATGGAGATGCTACACGTCTAGATTTATTAGAGTCTGCAGGTATTGCTGAAGCAAAAATAGTAATTATTGCTACTAATAGATTAAGTGTAACTAAGGCAATTACTAAAATTGTAAATGAAAAATATCCACACATCGAGCTCATGATTAGAACTAAAAACAGAGAAGATGCTTACGAGTTATTAAATCTTGGTCATGAAAATTTTTATCGTGAATCTTTGGATACTTCATTGGCATTAGCTAGTGATGTTTTACATAAATTAGGTTTTAGAAAATATACTTTAAAGCGACAAGTGAAAAACTTTATTAAGTATGACGAAACAAGTTTAAGGCGCTTAGCAAAAGCACCAAAACGCGATGAGGAATATATATTTAAAGCCAGAAAAGAGCTTAAAGAACAAGAAGAATTATTAGATGCAGACTTTAAAAGAGGTATTGTAGACTTTGACAATCATTGGGATAGTGACCATATTAGAAAAGCTTTAGAAAAATCTAATACAAAAATGTAA
- a CDS encoding enoyl-CoA hydratase/isomerase family protein translates to MNYKNFQTFTATQKGAILTVGINFGPVNVQGQEMLADLSSLCLRLERDRSVKVVVFESSNPGYWVCHYDTDLLKDLSTEAVPRNEIQLLDLQAVLERLSNVPQATIAKIEGFARGGGHEMALALDMRFAARGKAKFMQMEVGMGILPCGGGASRMARQAGLGKALEIILGARDWDADEAEKFGTINKALNADEIGPYVNALAERISKFPADSIAASKRAVYASIDLSIKDALKEEAYQLFQATSKTPAVKRFQYADDNGAQFDHNNQKNWEQMVMDIQAVN, encoded by the coding sequence ATGAACTACAAGAACTTTCAAACATTTACCGCAACACAAAAAGGAGCAATATTAACCGTTGGCATTAACTTCGGACCAGTAAACGTACAGGGACAAGAAATGCTAGCAGATTTAAGCAGTCTTTGCTTACGATTGGAACGCGATAGAAGTGTAAAAGTTGTAGTTTTTGAATCGTCTAATCCAGGATATTGGGTTTGCCATTATGATACCGATTTATTAAAAGATTTATCTACAGAAGCTGTTCCAAGAAATGAAATTCAGCTATTAGACTTACAAGCTGTTTTAGAAAGATTAAGCAATGTACCACAAGCAACTATAGCAAAAATTGAAGGTTTTGCTCGTGGTGGCGGACACGAAATGGCATTAGCTTTAGATATGCGTTTTGCAGCCAGAGGAAAAGCCAAATTCATGCAAATGGAAGTAGGTATGGGCATTTTACCTTGTGGTGGTGGCGCATCACGTATGGCTAGACAAGCAGGTTTAGGAAAAGCATTAGAAATTATTTTAGGTGCTAGAGATTGGGATGCAGACGAAGCTGAAAAATTCGGAACCATAAACAAAGCTTTAAATGCAGATGAAATTGGTCCTTATGTGAATGCTTTGGCAGAACGTATTTCAAAATTTCCTGCAGATTCTATTGCAGCTAGCAAACGCGCAGTTTATGCGTCTATAGACTTATCAATAAAAGACGCTTTAAAAGAAGAAGCGTACCAATTGTTTCAAGCAACCAGTAAAACACCTGCAGTAAAACGTTTTCAATATGCAGATGATAATGGTGCTCAATTTGACCATAACAATCAAAAAAATTGGGAGCAAATGGTAATGGATATTCAAGCAGTAAATTAA
- a CDS encoding DMT family transporter produces MWMYLGLLAALFLGLHNLCKKHAVQGNEVFPVLLGTVSSGFLFIAGFYLFSKFNPEYALEKGYDFQDITAKTHSFIFIKSMIMASSWVLAYQALKHLPITIVTPIRSAGPFFTFIGAILIYKESPNAYQWIGFFLIIFSVILYSRIGKKEGINFKRNKWVFAIIGATFLGASSGLYDKFLIQNLSLNPQTLQFWFCLYTIIILLAILTITWFPYAEKRKAFTFRWSIIAVGILLQSADYFYFKALQDPDALIMLLSAIKRSQIIIAVVIGGLVFKEKNKRKKMVPLLGIMIGVCLILYASE; encoded by the coding sequence ATGTGGATGTATTTAGGCTTATTAGCAGCACTTTTTTTAGGATTACACAATCTATGTAAAAAACATGCAGTACAAGGAAACGAAGTGTTTCCGGTACTTTTAGGAACTGTTTCTAGCGGATTTTTATTTATAGCTGGTTTTTATTTGTTTTCAAAATTTAATCCAGAATATGCTTTAGAAAAAGGTTACGATTTTCAAGATATTACAGCAAAAACACATAGTTTTATTTTTATAAAATCTATGATAATGGCTAGTTCTTGGGTGTTAGCTTATCAGGCTTTAAAACATTTACCCATAACAATTGTAACTCCTATACGATCTGCGGGACCATTTTTTACGTTTATTGGTGCTATATTAATTTATAAAGAAAGTCCAAATGCTTACCAATGGATTGGATTTTTTCTTATTATTTTCTCTGTGATATTATATTCTAGAATTGGTAAAAAAGAAGGCATAAATTTTAAACGCAACAAATGGGTTTTTGCCATTATTGGAGCTACTTTTTTAGGTGCTTCTAGTGGATTATATGATAAATTTTTAATTCAGAATTTAAGTTTAAATCCACAAACTTTACAGTTTTGGTTTTGCTTATACACCATTATAATTTTATTGGCAATCTTAACCATAACGTGGTTTCCTTATGCCGAAAAACGTAAAGCATTTACCTTTAGATGGTCTATTATAGCTGTTGGTATTTTATTACAATCTGCAGATTATTTTTACTTTAAAGCACTACAAGATCCTGATGCATTAATTATGCTACTTTCTGCCATAAAACGTAGTCAAATTATAATTGCTGTTGTAATTGGCGGATTGGTTTTTAAAGAGAAAAACAAACGTAAAAAAATGGTTCCATTATTAGGGATCATGATTGGCGTTTGCTTGATTTTATATGCTTCTGAATAA
- a CDS encoding SDR family NAD(P)-dependent oxidoreductase has protein sequence MKTILITGSTDGIGKLTALKLAKEGHEVYVHGRSKAKVDSVIAEIKNASNNENIKGFVADFSDLNAVKQMAAQIKNEVSSLDILINNAGVFKTSSEKTKDGLDIRMSVNYIAPYILTESIVPVLEKGTNTRIVNLSSAAQSTVKKGILTGVVSINASDAYAQSKLALTMWSFYFAKQHPNITTIAVNPGSLLNTKMAKEAYGQHWSPAEKGVDILYDLAMSEANKNESGKYFDNDKGGFSNAHPDAYDEAKIQTLLEITSSLV, from the coding sequence ATGAAAACCATATTAATCACAGGAAGTACAGACGGTATAGGAAAACTTACTGCTCTTAAACTAGCCAAAGAAGGCCATGAAGTATATGTTCATGGAAGAAGCAAAGCTAAAGTAGACAGCGTTATTGCCGAAATTAAAAATGCTTCAAACAACGAAAATATAAAAGGATTTGTTGCCGATTTTTCAGATTTAAATGCTGTAAAACAAATGGCAGCACAAATTAAAAATGAAGTATCAAGTTTAGATATTTTAATTAACAATGCAGGAGTTTTTAAAACATCTTCGGAAAAAACAAAAGACGGATTAGATATTAGAATGTCTGTTAATTATATAGCACCTTATATTTTAACGGAGTCTATTGTACCTGTTTTAGAAAAAGGTACAAATACAAGAATTGTTAATTTAAGTTCTGCAGCACAATCTACCGTTAAAAAAGGTATTTTAACAGGAGTTGTTTCTATTAACGCAAGTGATGCTTATGCACAAAGTAAATTGGCATTAACCATGTGGAGTTTTTATTTTGCAAAACAACATCCAAATATTACGACTATAGCTGTAAATCCAGGTTCTTTATTAAATACCAAAATGGCTAAAGAAGCTTACGGACAACATTGGTCTCCGGCAGAAAAAGGTGTAGATATTCTTTATGATTTGGCCATGTCTGAAGCAAATAAAAATGAGTCAGGCAAGTATTTTGATAATGATAAAGGTGGCTTTAGTAATGCACATCCAGATGCTTATGATGAGGCTAAAATTCAAACATTATTAGAGATTACAAGTAGTTTGGTTTAA
- a CDS encoding nuclear transport factor 2 family protein: MNIAQNKKNAIAFYKMAYEGNPTKAVELYVGDEYIQHNPMVADGPQAFIDYFNRMEKEYPVKTMDFVRAVAEDDLVALHTHQIWPDNDQYITMDFFRFDTNGKIVEHWDSIQQIPETSANNNTMY, from the coding sequence ATGAATATAGCACAAAACAAAAAAAACGCTATCGCATTTTATAAAATGGCTTACGAAGGCAATCCAACAAAAGCAGTCGAGTTATATGTTGGAGACGAATATATACAGCATAACCCAATGGTTGCTGATGGTCCACAAGCATTTATAGATTATTTTAATCGTATGGAAAAAGAATATCCTGTTAAAACAATGGATTTTGTAAGAGCAGTTGCCGAAGACGATTTGGTAGCATTACATACACATCAAATCTGGCCAGATAACGACCAATATATAACCATGGATTTTTTTAGGTTTGATACCAATGGAAAAATTGTAGAACATTGGGATAGTATTCAGCAAATACCAGAAACATCTGCTAATAATAATACGATGTATTAA
- a CDS encoding AraC family transcriptional regulator: MQKKVPQIVFDSKKPKNSGIEILTIEGLASRKTEIIDHNPEKAHQVAFHMIVFYTQGESKQLVDFVWHPVKENTIIHLSKGQINAFQFTKKLKGYILLFTEAYLKKQINNLPKNEYLRLFNTHLFSPSIQVPQYSNITRYFDLFYEEYNNHTEDLNQQNTYKSLYSIIFSKLEGLKQFQPFHLKQSKQVNIFLDFKALLELHFKASRNADFYAEKLHITYKHLNTICKDILSITAKQYIDSFIILEAKRLLINSDIKSSELAYDLGFQEPTNFVKYFKKHTGFTPNNFKKNYL; this comes from the coding sequence ATGCAAAAAAAAGTACCGCAAATTGTTTTCGATTCTAAAAAACCAAAAAATAGTGGTATTGAAATTTTGACCATTGAAGGTCTTGCCTCTCGTAAAACCGAAATTATAGACCATAATCCAGAAAAAGCACATCAGGTTGCTTTTCACATGATTGTTTTTTACACGCAGGGAGAAAGCAAACAATTGGTAGATTTTGTATGGCATCCTGTAAAGGAAAATACCATTATCCATCTGTCTAAAGGGCAAATAAATGCCTTTCAATTTACTAAAAAATTAAAGGGTTATATTTTATTATTTACGGAAGCTTATTTAAAAAAACAGATAAATAATTTACCAAAAAATGAATATTTAAGGTTGTTTAATACGCACTTATTTTCACCAAGTATTCAAGTGCCACAATATTCTAATATTACACGTTATTTTGATTTGTTTTATGAGGAGTATAACAATCATACAGAAGATTTAAATCAGCAAAACACCTATAAATCATTATATTCTATCATTTTCTCCAAGTTAGAAGGCTTAAAGCAATTCCAGCCTTTTCATTTAAAGCAATCTAAACAAGTTAATATCTTTTTAGATTTTAAAGCACTTCTAGAGCTTCATTTTAAAGCCAGTAGAAATGCAGATTTTTATGCTGAAAAACTTCATATTACTTACAAACATTTAAACACTATCTGTAAAGACATTCTTTCTATAACAGCAAAGCAATATATAGATAGTTTTATTATACTTGAAGCCAAAAGATTGCTTATAAATTCAGATATTAAAAGTTCAGAACTTGCGTATGATTTAGGTTTTCAAGAACCCACAAACTTTGTAAAATACTTCAAAAAACATACAGGTTTTACGCCAAACAACTTCAAAAAGAACTATTTGTAA
- a CDS encoding FAD-binding oxidoreductase, with product MSIIENILKKVVLDHAVLTQKQQISPSVYKVRLQSENFKTITFKPGYFLRLGIGIGNDDISFKDKVRSYSVWNINQTEGFIDLAIV from the coding sequence ATGAGTATAATAGAAAATATTCTAAAAAAAGTAGTGTTAGACCATGCTGTTTTAACCCAAAAGCAACAAATATCTCCTTCTGTTTATAAAGTGAGATTACAAAGTGAAAATTTTAAAACAATAACCTTTAAACCTGGCTATTTTTTACGCTTAGGCATTGGTATTGGTAATGATGATATTTCGTTTAAAGATAAAGTTAGAAGCTATTCTGTTTGGAATATTAATCAAACAGAAGGTTTTATAGACTTAGCAATTGTATAG
- a CDS encoding zinc-dependent alcohol dehydrogenase family protein, whose protein sequence is MKAMLIKEYGENGNFEVSEIAKPEVKANHVLVKIAASSVNTIDTMIKNMGSDLPLSPAAPALLGMDFSGTVEAVGEGVTGYAVGDEVYGCAGGLADLPGTLTEYIVADSNLMAHKPKDLTMRETAALPLVAITAYEGLTRAGVKAGQKVLVHGGSGGVGHLAVQLAKYFGAEVFATGTGDNQKAIVEKFEATFIDFKTEKVADYTAKYTNGGFDVVFDTVGGANLTNSIESVALNGHISTTVSLCELDLTPLHFKGASLHVVFMLIPMLHNFNRNKHGNILETLAKISNEGHLTPIVDENQFSLEQVGDAYAHLASGKAIGKIVVEH, encoded by the coding sequence ATGAAAGCAATGTTAATTAAAGAATACGGAGAAAATGGAAATTTCGAAGTTTCAGAAATAGCAAAACCAGAAGTAAAAGCGAATCACGTATTAGTAAAAATAGCAGCATCAAGCGTAAATACTATTGATACTATGATTAAAAATATGGGATCAGATTTACCATTATCACCAGCTGCTCCAGCGTTGTTAGGTATGGATTTTTCAGGAACTGTTGAAGCTGTTGGAGAAGGAGTAACAGGTTATGCTGTTGGAGATGAAGTCTATGGTTGTGCTGGCGGACTTGCAGATTTACCAGGAACTTTAACCGAATATATTGTTGCAGATAGTAATTTAATGGCGCATAAGCCAAAAGATTTAACCATGCGAGAAACTGCAGCTTTACCATTAGTAGCAATTACTGCTTACGAAGGTTTAACAAGAGCAGGAGTAAAAGCAGGACAAAAAGTATTGGTACATGGTGGTTCTGGAGGCGTTGGACACTTAGCTGTACAATTGGCTAAATATTTTGGTGCTGAAGTTTTTGCTACAGGTACAGGCGATAATCAAAAAGCTATTGTAGAAAAATTTGAAGCAACCTTTATAGATTTTAAAACGGAAAAAGTAGCAGATTATACCGCAAAATATACCAATGGTGGTTTTGATGTGGTTTTTGATACGGTTGGTGGTGCAAATCTTACCAATTCTATTGAATCAGTTGCTTTAAATGGACATATTTCTACTACAGTTTCATTATGTGAATTAGACTTAACGCCATTACATTTTAAAGGTGCATCCTTGCACGTAGTATTTATGTTAATCCCAATGTTGCATAATTTTAATAGAAATAAACACGGAAACATTTTAGAAACATTAGCTAAAATTTCAAACGAAGGACATTTAACACCAATTGTAGATGAAAATCAATTTTCATTAGAACAAGTTGGAGATGCTTATGCACATTTAGCAAGCGGAAAAGCTATTGGAAAAATAGTGGTAGAGCATTAA